The following are encoded in a window of Halorarum salinum genomic DNA:
- a CDS encoding potassium channel family protein has product MTPEERVEYEPTSVKAVLAEMKDTAELLIDLSYSAVLHGSDDLAAEVLELESRMDELQLQARMSVMMAARSPEDVEVLAPVLGVVGAAEKISDAAGDIAKVVLEEVGLPDAIRAALPEAVETLVRAELSPDSAYAGRTLADANVETETGVRVIAVRRGSDWLLNPGAETVLRAGDTLFLRGVEEGLGEVFEVATGRAYERPEPPAPSVEDLERAVDSVVLMKNMSELAVDLAYGSVLFDSEAVAGEVVELEAEVDALKSRFEAWTLRAAAGVEDPVSLRGLVHLASATEVISDAALEISEGVLRGLDAHPVVAEAVEASDEVIVRLEVAPNAELAGATLGERTVKQETGMRVIAVRRPPRGAAAGDADEGRDGEGGNDEDGNGEWVVSPSADTELVPGDVVLAKGTRAGAERLSALVGDPREFED; this is encoded by the coding sequence ATGACTCCCGAGGAGCGCGTCGAGTACGAGCCGACGAGCGTGAAGGCCGTGCTGGCCGAGATGAAGGACACGGCCGAGCTACTCATCGACCTCTCGTACTCGGCGGTCCTGCACGGGAGCGACGACCTGGCCGCGGAGGTGCTGGAACTGGAGTCGCGGATGGACGAACTCCAGCTACAGGCCCGGATGAGCGTCATGATGGCCGCGCGCTCCCCCGAGGACGTCGAGGTGCTGGCGCCGGTGCTCGGCGTCGTCGGCGCCGCCGAGAAGATCAGCGACGCGGCCGGCGACATCGCGAAGGTGGTGCTGGAGGAGGTCGGCCTCCCGGACGCGATCCGCGCGGCGCTCCCCGAGGCGGTCGAGACGCTCGTTCGGGCGGAGCTCTCGCCCGACTCCGCGTACGCCGGGCGGACGCTCGCCGACGCCAACGTCGAGACGGAGACCGGCGTCCGCGTCATCGCGGTCCGGCGGGGCTCCGACTGGCTGTTGAACCCGGGCGCCGAGACCGTCCTCCGGGCCGGCGACACGCTGTTCCTCCGCGGGGTCGAGGAGGGGCTGGGGGAGGTGTTCGAGGTCGCCACGGGGCGAGCCTACGAGCGGCCCGAACCGCCGGCGCCGAGCGTCGAGGACCTCGAACGCGCCGTCGACTCCGTGGTGCTGATGAAGAACATGAGCGAACTCGCCGTCGACCTCGCGTACGGCTCGGTGCTGTTCGACAGCGAGGCGGTCGCGGGCGAGGTCGTCGAACTGGAGGCCGAGGTCGACGCGCTCAAGTCCCGGTTCGAGGCGTGGACGCTCCGGGCGGCGGCGGGCGTGGAGGACCCCGTGTCGCTCAGGGGGCTCGTCCACCTCGCGTCGGCCACGGAGGTCATCAGCGACGCCGCCCTCGAGATCAGCGAGGGGGTGCTCAGGGGGCTGGACGCACACCCCGTCGTCGCCGAGGCGGTCGAGGCCTCCGACGAGGTCATCGTCAGGCTGGAGGTCGCCCCGAACGCCGAACTCGCGGGCGCGACGCTCGGCGAGCGGACCGTCAAGCAGGAGACCGGGATGCGCGTCATCGCCGTCCGCCGCCCCCCGCGAGGGGCCGCAGCCGGCGACGCGGACGAGGGGCGGGACGGCGAGGGCGGGAACGACGAAGACGGGAACGGGGAGTGGGTCGTCTCCCCCAGCGCGGACACCGAACTCGTGCCCGGGGACGTCGTGCTCGCGAAGGGGACCCGTGCCGGCGCGGAGCGACTCTCCGCGCTGGTCGGCGACCCCCGCGAGTTCGAGGACTGA
- a CDS encoding proline dehydrogenase family protein — protein sequence MIPPIASRFVAGDTAAAAFEHARQCNEDGVNLILNLLGEHYRERGPADEDAAAYERLIADIGGTDLDACVSVKPSQLGLDVGEDVFRENYRRVVEAGREHDVFVWCDMEDATTTDATLDAFEGLAREHGGGVGLCVQANLRRTRQDLDRLVDVPGKIRLVKGAYDEDHSIAYTDKADVNEAYREGLELLFSRRDAGIAVGSHDPAMVAYARELHAEYGSEFEVQMLMGVREDAQRDLAREGVEVWQYAPYGGKWLSYFYRRVRERKENLLFALRAVAGV from the coding sequence ATGATCCCGCCCATCGCGAGTCGGTTCGTCGCGGGCGACACCGCCGCCGCGGCGTTCGAACACGCCCGACAGTGCAACGAGGACGGCGTGAATCTCATCCTCAACCTGCTCGGCGAGCACTACCGCGAGCGCGGCCCCGCCGACGAGGACGCGGCCGCCTACGAGCGCCTGATCGCGGACATCGGCGGCACCGACCTCGACGCCTGCGTCTCCGTGAAACCCTCCCAGCTCGGGCTCGACGTCGGCGAGGACGTGTTCCGCGAGAACTACCGACGCGTCGTCGAGGCCGGGCGGGAGCACGACGTGTTCGTCTGGTGCGACATGGAGGACGCGACCACGACCGACGCGACGCTCGACGCCTTCGAGGGGCTCGCGCGCGAGCACGGCGGCGGCGTGGGTCTCTGCGTCCAGGCGAACCTCCGGCGCACCAGGCAGGACCTCGACCGCCTCGTGGACGTTCCCGGAAAGATCAGGCTCGTGAAGGGCGCGTACGACGAGGACCATTCGATCGCCTACACCGACAAGGCGGACGTGAACGAGGCGTACCGCGAGGGGCTGGAGCTCCTGTTCTCGCGGCGCGACGCGGGCATCGCGGTCGGCAGCCACGACCCGGCGATGGTCGCCTACGCGCGCGAACTCCACGCCGAGTACGGGAGCGAGTTCGAGGTGCAGATGCTGATGGGCGTGCGCGAGGACGCACAGCGGGACCTGGCCCGCGAGGGCGTTGAGGTGTGGCAGTACGCCCCGTACGGCGGGAAGTGGCTCTCGTACTTCTACCGCCGCGTGCGCGAGCGCAAGGAGAACCTGCTGTTCGCGCTCCGGGCCGTAGCGGGCGTGTGA
- a CDS encoding PaaI family thioesterase yields the protein MSDDVFPGMDADDVDLLQSFIESHGFLSWLNLRVEDLDRGRIVMSVPYDEKLVNPGSPVGSIHGGIAATLVDTASGFALRSTFEDPVEGSLATTDLNVTYLRPATDDLRVEAEVLRAGGSMGYTDTVVSSVDPDGEEKDVAVGRTSYRLFRD from the coding sequence ATGAGCGACGACGTGTTTCCCGGGATGGACGCCGACGACGTGGACCTCCTCCAGTCGTTCATCGAGAGCCACGGCTTCCTCTCGTGGCTGAACCTGCGGGTCGAGGACCTCGACCGCGGCCGCATCGTCATGTCCGTCCCGTACGACGAGAAGCTCGTGAACCCCGGCTCGCCGGTCGGCTCCATCCACGGCGGCATCGCCGCGACGCTCGTGGACACCGCCTCCGGCTTCGCGCTCCGCTCCACGTTCGAGGACCCGGTCGAGGGGTCGCTGGCGACGACGGACCTGAACGTCACCTACCTCAGGCCCGCGACCGACGACCTCCGCGTCGAGGCCGAGGTGCTCCGGGCGGGCGGGTCGATGGGCTACACCGACACCGTCGTCTCCAGCGTCGACCCGGATGGCGAGGAGAAGGACGTCGCGGTCGGGCGGACCTCCTACCGGCTGTTCAGGGACTGA
- a CDS encoding aldehyde dehydrogenase family protein translates to MAPELSLEADWNGLYLNGEWVPSEGGEGIAVEDPSTREEIARVPSGVEADVDAAYEAAADAQAEWADAPPAERERVAQAFARALHEHEDEIVDLLAHEAGGSRVMGETSVRIAADQAAEAATFPRRMKGEQAGSNVPGKENLVRREPAGVVTVVSPWNFPLNLSGRAVAPAIAAGNAVVLKPATNTPITGGLLIAKLYEEAGLPPGVLNVVTGRGSEIGDRVVGHPESDVVAFTGSTPVGRGVAATAGENLASAALELGGNNGHVVTADADVEAAVDSAVFGSFVHQGQVCISINRHIVHEDVYDEYVDLMTERAESLPVGSAHDPDTVVGPIIDESQRDEMLGYVEETVEAGATLETGGETVGMDGVDDSLLVAPTVLSEVTNDMSAACFEHFGPIAPVIPFSDVDEAVEIHDDTEYGLSGSVHAGDVGTGLEIAERLETGMVHVNDQPVNDEAHVPFGGTDASGVGGYNSTDILEEVTEKKWISLQHEPREYPF, encoded by the coding sequence ATGGCACCGGAACTCTCGCTCGAGGCGGACTGGAACGGTCTCTACCTGAACGGCGAATGGGTTCCCTCGGAGGGCGGCGAGGGGATCGCGGTCGAGGACCCGTCGACCCGCGAGGAGATCGCGCGCGTCCCGTCCGGGGTCGAGGCGGACGTCGACGCCGCCTACGAGGCCGCCGCGGACGCGCAAGCCGAGTGGGCCGACGCCCCGCCGGCCGAGCGCGAACGGGTCGCACAGGCGTTCGCGCGGGCGCTCCACGAGCACGAGGACGAGATCGTCGACCTGCTGGCCCACGAGGCGGGCGGGTCGCGCGTCATGGGCGAGACGTCGGTTCGGATCGCGGCCGACCAGGCCGCGGAGGCGGCGACGTTCCCCCGCCGGATGAAGGGTGAACAGGCCGGCTCCAACGTCCCCGGCAAGGAGAACCTCGTCCGGCGCGAACCGGCGGGCGTCGTCACCGTCGTCTCGCCGTGGAACTTCCCGCTCAACCTCTCCGGGCGGGCGGTCGCGCCCGCCATCGCCGCCGGCAACGCGGTCGTGCTCAAGCCCGCGACGAACACGCCGATCACGGGCGGGCTCCTCATCGCGAAACTGTACGAGGAGGCCGGGCTCCCGCCGGGCGTGCTCAACGTCGTGACCGGCCGCGGCTCGGAGATCGGCGACCGCGTCGTCGGCCACCCCGAGAGCGACGTCGTCGCGTTCACCGGCTCGACCCCGGTCGGCCGCGGCGTCGCCGCGACCGCCGGTGAGAACCTGGCGTCCGCCGCCCTGGAACTGGGCGGCAACAACGGACACGTCGTCACCGCCGACGCCGACGTCGAGGCGGCGGTCGACTCGGCCGTCTTCGGCTCGTTCGTCCACCAGGGCCAGGTGTGCATCTCGATCAACCGCCACATCGTCCACGAGGACGTATACGACGAGTACGTCGACCTGATGACCGAGCGAGCCGAGTCGCTCCCCGTAGGGAGCGCCCACGACCCCGACACGGTCGTCGGACCCATCATCGACGAGTCCCAGCGCGACGAGATGCTCGGCTACGTCGAGGAGACGGTCGAGGCGGGCGCGACGCTGGAGACCGGCGGCGAGACCGTCGGGATGGACGGGGTCGACGACTCGCTGCTCGTCGCGCCGACGGTGCTCTCCGAGGTGACCAACGACATGTCCGCCGCGTGCTTCGAGCACTTCGGACCGATCGCCCCGGTCATCCCGTTCTCGGACGTCGACGAGGCGGTCGAGATCCACGACGACACGGAGTACGGCCTCTCGGGGTCGGTCCACGCCGGCGACGTCGGCACCGGGCTGGAGATCGCGGAGCGGCTGGAGACCGGCATGGTCCACGTCAACGACCAGCCTGTGAACGACGAGGCGCACGTCCCGTTCGGCGGCACGGACGCCTCGGGGGTCGGCGGCTACAACAGCACCGACATCCTCGAGGAGGTTACCGAGAAGAAGTGGATCTCCCTCCAGCACGAACCGCGGGAGTACCCCTTCTGA
- a CDS encoding DUF309 domain-containing protein, whose protein sequence is MAVPDQPPRVTEFRRALRAGVALYDAGEFHAAHDPWEAVWLPLEGGSDDERLLHGLVQLTAAVHHARNRNWSGAVGLAGSALGYLDSLPGEYRGIDLATVRPFLRALERDPERIERAPPVPLTHEGEVLAYPDLELDAAAVAAEVLAEEYGFDEGVLADAIDYAREERGTGRSRFAAMLYDFLAGEPTRAFVFDRLEGHVERKRREAEDVAGLFEERDVDG, encoded by the coding sequence ATGGCGGTCCCCGACCAACCGCCGAGGGTGACCGAGTTCCGCCGCGCGCTCCGGGCGGGCGTCGCGCTGTACGACGCCGGGGAGTTCCACGCCGCCCACGACCCGTGGGAGGCCGTCTGGCTCCCGCTCGAGGGGGGAAGCGACGACGAACGGCTGCTCCACGGCCTCGTCCAGTTGACCGCGGCGGTCCACCACGCGCGAAACCGGAACTGGAGCGGCGCGGTCGGGCTCGCGGGGAGCGCGCTGGGATATCTCGACTCCCTCCCGGGGGAGTACCGCGGCATCGACCTCGCGACGGTCCGGCCGTTCCTCCGGGCGCTCGAGCGCGACCCGGAGCGGATCGAGCGGGCGCCGCCGGTTCCGCTCACCCACGAGGGCGAGGTGCTGGCGTATCCGGACCTCGAACTCGACGCCGCCGCGGTCGCGGCCGAGGTGCTCGCAGAGGAGTACGGGTTCGACGAGGGCGTCCTCGCGGACGCCATCGACTACGCCCGCGAGGAACGTGGAACGGGCCGCTCCCGGTTCGCCGCGATGCTGTACGACTTCCTGGCGGGGGAGCCGACGCGGGCGTTCGTGTTCGACCGGCTGGAGGGCCACGTCGAGCGGAAGCGGCGCGAGGCGGAGGACGTGGCCGGACTGTTCGAGGAACGGGACGTGGACGGGTAG
- a CDS encoding DUF502 domain-containing protein, with translation MSTWKRDFASGLVVVLPLLVILFVANWLYLQILGLPVVPRIEWTNPPNWMQDWFISVVVNFFQVVIVLTVFVLVVFAAGYMMRTTAGRFAEDVVDDAINRVPIIRVLYNASKLAVETALTGTEELQKPVRIEPWDGMRMTAFKTGKTTADGRDVVFLPTAPNITTGFVIEADPDDVTETDERVEDALTRILSAGFGEGDERPGSVASTFGRTGKGDAKDGSGEGSVGGTNPAGASGDESGERDVREGDD, from the coding sequence ATGTCCACGTGGAAGCGGGACTTCGCGAGCGGGCTCGTCGTCGTCCTCCCGCTCCTCGTCATCCTGTTCGTCGCGAACTGGCTCTACCTCCAGATACTGGGCCTGCCCGTCGTCCCCCGAATCGAGTGGACGAACCCGCCGAACTGGATGCAGGACTGGTTCATCAGCGTCGTCGTCAACTTCTTCCAGGTCGTCATCGTGCTCACGGTGTTCGTCCTCGTCGTGTTCGCCGCCGGGTACATGATGCGGACGACCGCCGGCCGGTTCGCCGAGGACGTGGTCGACGACGCCATCAACCGGGTCCCCATCATCCGCGTGCTGTACAACGCCTCGAAGCTCGCCGTCGAGACCGCCCTGACGGGAACGGAGGAGCTCCAGAAGCCCGTCAGGATCGAGCCGTGGGACGGGATGCGCATGACCGCGTTCAAGACCGGCAAGACCACGGCCGACGGCCGCGACGTGGTGTTCCTCCCGACGGCGCCCAACATCACGACCGGCTTCGTCATCGAGGCGGACCCCGACGACGTCACGGAGACCGACGAACGCGTCGAGGACGCGCTCACCCGCATCCTCTCGGCCGGGTTCGGCGAGGGGGACGAGCGGCCGGGAAGCGTGGCGAGCACCTTCGGACGGACCGGCAAGGGGGACGCCAAGGACGGAAGCGGCGAGGGAAGCGTCGGCGGGACGAACCCCGCCGGGGCGAGCGGCGACGAATCGGGCGAGCGCGACGTCCGCGAGGGCGACGACTAG
- the azf gene encoding NAD-dependent glucose-6-phosphate dehydrogenase Azf, translated as MDDPVLLTGAGGRVGQAILAGIGPDYDWRLLDREPLSEDELPHGVASDDVVVADVTDEEAVRGAVEGVGAVIHLAGDPRPNAPWDSVLRNNIDGTHALFEAAVDVGVRKVAFASSNHAVGAYETDDRTPGMYRRDDDYRLDGTELPRPSNLYGVSKAAGETLGRYYHDHDGLSVVCVRIGNLTKSHPPKEYERGQAMWLSHRDCAHLFDRCLRAEYGYEIVYGISDNDRKYYSLARAREVLGYDPQDNSAEYTFEGEPRGGNDLED; from the coding sequence ATGGACGACCCGGTGCTGCTCACGGGTGCGGGCGGTCGCGTCGGCCAGGCCATCCTCGCGGGGATCGGCCCCGACTACGACTGGCGCCTGCTCGACCGGGAGCCCCTGAGCGAGGACGAACTCCCCCACGGCGTCGCCAGCGACGACGTGGTCGTCGCGGACGTCACCGACGAGGAGGCCGTCCGGGGGGCCGTCGAGGGGGTCGGTGCGGTCATCCACCTCGCGGGCGACCCCCGTCCGAACGCCCCCTGGGACTCGGTGCTCCGGAACAACATCGACGGCACCCACGCCCTGTTCGAGGCCGCGGTCGACGTCGGCGTCCGGAAGGTCGCGTTCGCCTCCTCGAACCACGCGGTCGGCGCCTACGAGACCGACGACCGGACGCCCGGGATGTACCGCCGGGACGACGATTACCGGCTCGACGGCACCGAACTGCCCCGCCCGTCGAACCTCTACGGCGTCTCGAAGGCCGCCGGCGAGACGCTGGGACGCTACTACCACGACCACGACGGCCTCTCGGTCGTCTGCGTCCGCATCGGGAACCTCACGAAGTCACACCCGCCCAAGGAGTACGAGCGGGGCCAGGCGATGTGGCTCTCCCACCGGGACTGTGCGCACCTGTTCGACCGCTGTCTCCGCGCGGAGTACGGCTACGAGATCGTCTACGGCATCTCCGACAACGACCGGAAGTACTACTCGCTGGCGCGCGCACGCGAGGTGCTCGGCTACGACCCCCAGGACAACTCCGCCGAGTACACCTTCGAAGGGGAACCGCGCGGCGGCAACGATCTCGAAGATTGA
- the ddh gene encoding D-2-hydroxyacid dehydrogenase, producing the protein MSTTVGVHGSVGELFPPAVLRDALDPSGEGDDPAYKRALSDVRVVETADELAGCDALVTFAYDDSFLTSDLSWIHSIQAGVDRFPFEELERRGISLTNSTGIHGDAVGETVAGYMLEFARRLHRHRDREPRREWRYPDWDEAFTLSGESVCVVGLGTLGRGIAARADALGADVVGVRRTPTPVEHVRTVHTPDGIHDAVADARFVAVATPLTDRTRGLVGADELAAMREDAYLLNVSRGGVVDDAALLDALRDGGLAGAALDVFETEPLPEGSPFWDMENVIVTSHAAAANRDYYRRVAALVRENVRRLAAGEPLANRVL; encoded by the coding sequence ATGTCAACGACCGTCGGCGTCCACGGCTCCGTCGGCGAACTGTTCCCGCCGGCCGTCCTGCGCGACGCGCTCGACCCGTCCGGCGAAGGTGACGACCCGGCGTACAAGCGCGCCCTCTCGGACGTCCGGGTGGTGGAGACGGCGGACGAACTCGCGGGGTGTGACGCGCTCGTCACCTTCGCGTACGACGACTCGTTCCTGACCTCGGACCTCTCCTGGATCCACTCGATCCAGGCCGGGGTCGACCGGTTCCCGTTCGAGGAACTCGAGCGACGGGGGATCAGCCTCACTAACAGCACCGGCATCCACGGCGACGCCGTCGGCGAGACGGTCGCCGGGTACATGCTCGAGTTCGCCCGGCGCCTCCACCGCCACCGGGACCGGGAACCTCGGCGCGAGTGGCGCTACCCCGACTGGGACGAGGCGTTCACCCTCTCGGGGGAGTCGGTCTGCGTCGTCGGACTCGGAACGCTCGGGCGGGGAATCGCGGCGCGCGCGGACGCGCTCGGCGCCGACGTCGTCGGCGTCAGGCGGACCCCGACCCCGGTCGAACACGTGCGAACCGTCCACACGCCGGACGGGATCCACGACGCGGTCGCGGACGCCCGGTTCGTCGCGGTCGCCACGCCGCTCACCGACCGGACGCGCGGGCTGGTCGGGGCCGACGAACTCGCGGCGATGCGCGAGGACGCCTACCTCCTGAACGTCTCGCGCGGCGGCGTCGTCGACGACGCGGCGCTGCTCGACGCGCTCCGGGACGGCGGGCTCGCGGGGGCCGCGCTGGACGTCTTCGAGACGGAGCCGCTCCCGGAGGGCTCGCCGTTCTGGGACATGGAGAACGTGATCGTCACGTCCCACGCGGCCGCGGCGAACCGCGACTACTACCGGCGCGTCGCCGCGCTGGTGCGCGAGAACGTCCGGCGGCTCGCCGCGGGCGAGCCGCTCGCGAACCGGGTGCTCTGA